The proteins below are encoded in one region of Holophagaceae bacterium:
- a CDS encoding phospholipase, whose product MPTRRIPFLALLLAATLGAQVPRLVQSIPEGTGLAQADLPFAKDVWPDMIRGAKRSIDLAEFYVSNAPSSFLEPVLKELEMAGARGVKVRIMLSALLLAGDPPSVARLRAIPGAELRVFDFGEGKRGILHAKYFIVDGEEAFVGSQNLDWRSLQHIHETGLRFRTPSLLAPLRQIFEIDWEFCKTRKLPLPPKGIATSPPPALELVASPPGLTPPSIRAALPSLIDLLDQAKTRVRVQLLTYSPVSGKTRFWPALDNALRAAAVRGVAVQLLVSDWNLSSPAVEHLKSLGLIPNIEVRVASIPDSGKGHIPFARVIHSKYMTVDGGLLWLGTSNWSEDYFEDSRNVELILRDAGLAAQGDQIFEQLWNSRYASRLDPARTYIPRARD is encoded by the coding sequence ATGCCCACCCGCCGCATCCCATTTCTGGCCTTGCTCCTGGCTGCGACCTTGGGCGCTCAGGTCCCCCGGCTCGTGCAGTCCATCCCCGAGGGGACCGGCCTCGCGCAGGCGGACCTGCCCTTCGCCAAGGACGTGTGGCCGGACATGATCCGCGGGGCCAAGCGCAGCATCGACCTGGCGGAATTCTATGTTTCCAACGCGCCGAGCAGCTTCCTGGAGCCTGTGCTCAAGGAACTGGAGATGGCCGGAGCCCGTGGCGTGAAGGTGCGCATCATGCTCTCCGCCCTGCTGCTGGCCGGGGACCCGCCCTCGGTGGCCCGGCTGCGCGCCATTCCGGGGGCCGAGCTGCGAGTCTTCGACTTCGGGGAAGGGAAGCGGGGAATCCTCCACGCCAAATATTTCATCGTGGACGGCGAGGAGGCCTTCGTCGGGAGCCAGAACCTGGATTGGCGTTCGTTGCAGCACATCCACGAGACCGGACTGCGATTCCGGACTCCGTCGCTCCTGGCGCCCCTGCGGCAGATCTTCGAAATCGACTGGGAATTCTGCAAGACCCGCAAGCTGCCGTTGCCGCCCAAGGGCATCGCAACCTCGCCGCCGCCCGCGCTGGAACTCGTGGCCAGTCCGCCGGGCCTCACGCCGCCTTCCATCCGGGCCGCCCTGCCCTCCTTGATCGATCTTCTGGACCAAGCGAAAACCCGGGTCCGCGTCCAGCTCCTCACCTATTCCCCGGTCTCCGGCAAGACCCGCTTCTGGCCCGCCCTCGACAACGCGCTGCGCGCCGCCGCGGTCCGGGGGGTGGCCGTCCAGCTCCTGGTCTCGGATTGGAATCTGTCCTCGCCCGCCGTGGAGCACCTGAAGTCCCTCGGCCTCATCCCGAACATCGAGGTGCGCGTCGCCTCCATCCCGGATTCCGGAAAGGGGCACATCCCCTTCGCCCGGGTCATCCACAGCAAGTACATGACCGTGGACGGGGGCCTGCTCTGGCTGGGCACGAGCAATTGGAGCGAGGACTACTTCGAGGATTCGCGGAACGTGGAGCTGATCCTCCGGGATGCGGGCCTCGCGGCGCAGGGGGATCAGATTTTCGAACAGCTCTGGAACAGCCGCTACGCCTCCCGGCTCGATCCCGCCAGGACCTACATCCCCAGAGCGCGGGATTAG
- a CDS encoding AAA family ATPase translates to MTINSDHPIESSSQDRLGRVRIGEHIAKQILGASREASFVISIQGPWGCGKSSLLNLISEHLHEKVTLVRFNPWLFSGTDQLLSRYFRELSLELSGGKEERLQSLCQALDTYAGSLSSLLSNVPAIDPYTGLAKVLVSAARWVLKKLGTPKSLDELRRSLRDQFQNLDRKVVVFIDDLDRMSKEEVKDIVRLVRLVGDFPNLVYVLAFDADRVAGLLGENVESGRAYLQKIVQIAHDVPIARPTDLDQMCFQVMDEAIQGASVRELDQNAWSNLWALVVRPLMSTPRDINRFGNALDVTLGSIGREVALADLLSLEAVRVLRPKVFASLREAKDALTSATIEKATADSSDAKSIQAIPKSDEEHREWVEEMVGLLFPAAAEGHLQVRLLASRNKTEWALNRRVALAEVFLTYLQHTLPEGEIETEFVEKAVSTMKNHEAVSALLTEMDDQRMEILFRRMEAYELNFQPDQVQPALCALLDQAHRLREDKTSFFGGTGDQALNRVIYRLLKCVVDDEERTKLIQNTLPTLLWISGKWTLVIVARESKFITELKAEELLNGIYLEIQNSDSLRLSQEPQLYRLIINATASNIALHARVQDFALDDGFLFQLLRTGMSDGARQSLGSVQVEIFSALPWEELGNLLGEKTLVERVKSGASSWDSLALHPRTLKALKLAERYIEGWRPSRF, encoded by the coding sequence GTGACGATAAACAGCGACCACCCAATCGAGTCTTCTAGCCAAGATCGATTGGGCCGAGTTCGAATCGGGGAGCACATTGCTAAGCAAATTCTTGGAGCTTCCAGGGAGGCAAGTTTCGTCATCAGCATTCAAGGGCCCTGGGGATGTGGAAAATCGTCCCTATTGAATCTGATTTCTGAACACCTCCACGAGAAGGTCACATTGGTTCGCTTCAATCCATGGTTGTTTTCGGGAACCGATCAACTACTCTCCCGGTATTTCCGAGAACTGTCATTGGAGCTGTCCGGAGGTAAAGAGGAGCGGCTCCAATCGCTCTGTCAGGCACTCGATACATACGCAGGGTCTCTCTCTTCCCTACTTTCAAATGTCCCTGCGATTGACCCATATACAGGTCTCGCGAAGGTTCTTGTTTCAGCAGCTCGCTGGGTCCTAAAGAAACTGGGAACCCCGAAAAGTCTGGATGAGCTGCGGAGGAGCTTGCGGGATCAGTTCCAAAACCTTGATCGAAAGGTGGTTGTATTTATTGACGATTTAGACCGAATGAGTAAAGAGGAAGTGAAAGATATTGTCCGCCTCGTTCGGCTCGTGGGAGATTTCCCAAATCTGGTCTACGTCCTTGCTTTCGACGCGGATAGAGTGGCTGGATTGTTGGGAGAGAATGTTGAATCCGGCCGCGCATATCTGCAAAAGATCGTTCAAATCGCGCACGATGTTCCTATTGCGAGGCCCACGGACCTCGATCAAATGTGTTTCCAAGTGATGGATGAAGCGATCCAAGGAGCCTCGGTTAGGGAGCTTGACCAGAACGCATGGTCAAACCTTTGGGCCCTGGTAGTTCGGCCATTGATGAGTACTCCACGAGACATCAACCGGTTTGGTAATGCACTGGACGTCACCCTGGGCTCAATTGGGCGTGAAGTGGCTCTTGCAGACTTGTTGTCACTTGAAGCTGTCCGGGTGCTGAGACCGAAGGTGTTTGCGAGTCTTCGAGAAGCTAAGGATGCATTAACAAGCGCCACGATAGAGAAGGCAACCGCTGACTCTAGCGATGCGAAATCAATACAGGCTATTCCAAAATCAGATGAGGAGCACCGGGAGTGGGTGGAAGAAATGGTGGGACTCCTTTTCCCAGCAGCCGCTGAGGGACATCTTCAAGTACGATTGCTCGCTTCACGGAATAAGACAGAATGGGCGCTGAATCGACGAGTAGCTCTTGCAGAAGTATTTTTGACTTATCTGCAGCACACACTGCCCGAGGGCGAGATCGAGACCGAGTTTGTCGAGAAAGCCGTATCGACCATGAAGAACCATGAGGCCGTCTCGGCACTGTTGACTGAAATGGACGATCAACGGATGGAGATCTTGTTTAGGCGAATGGAGGCCTACGAGCTCAATTTCCAACCCGATCAGGTCCAACCAGCCTTATGCGCTCTACTTGACCAAGCCCATCGCTTACGTGAGGACAAGACAAGTTTCTTCGGTGGCACTGGTGATCAAGCGCTCAATCGAGTGATCTATAGATTGCTGAAGTGTGTGGTCGATGATGAAGAACGAACTAAACTCATCCAAAACACACTCCCGACATTGCTTTGGATTTCCGGCAAGTGGACCCTAGTGATAGTGGCGCGAGAATCTAAGTTCATCACAGAGCTAAAAGCAGAAGAATTGCTGAATGGCATCTACCTGGAAATTCAAAATTCAGACTCACTCCGGCTTAGTCAAGAGCCCCAGCTCTATCGCCTTATTATTAACGCCACGGCAAGCAATATAGCGCTCCATGCCCGGGTGCAGGACTTTGCACTTGATGATGGGTTCTTGTTCCAGCTCCTTCGAACAGGTATGTCGGATGGAGCAAGGCAGTCACTTGGTTCCGTTCAAGTTGAAATATTTAGCGCGCTTCCTTGGGAGGAACTAGGCAACTTGCTTGGGGAAAAAACTTTGGTCGAACGGGTCAAATCAGGCGCATCTTCATGGGATTCCCTTGCGTTACACCCACGCACATTGAAGGCCTTGAAATTGGCTGAACGCTATATTGAAGGGTGGCGGCCATCTCGGTTCTAG
- a CDS encoding BlaI/MecI/CopY family transcriptional regulator, protein MSLANDQPLRPAKPTDGELAILTVLWQLGPSTVRQIFDVLSESRDLGYTTVLKMLQIMTDKGLVTRNETERTHVYTERYSESDTQSHLVKDLADRAFGGSALKLVMSALASKRASRKELAEIRRLLDEAGGGK, encoded by the coding sequence ATGTCCTTGGCGAACGACCAGCCCCTTCGGCCCGCGAAACCCACGGACGGCGAACTGGCCATCCTCACGGTGCTCTGGCAGTTGGGGCCGTCGACGGTCCGGCAGATCTTCGATGTGCTGAGCGAGAGCAGGGACCTGGGCTACACCACGGTGCTGAAGATGCTGCAGATCATGACCGACAAGGGCCTGGTGACCCGCAATGAGACGGAGCGCACCCATGTGTACACGGAGCGCTATTCGGAATCGGACACGCAGTCCCACCTGGTGAAGGACCTCGCGGACCGGGCTTTCGGGGGGTCGGCCCTGAAGCTGGTGATGTCGGCCCTGGCCTCCAAGCGGGCTAGCCGCAAGGAACTCGCGGAAATCCGTCGTCTGCTCGATGAAGCCGGAGGTGGGAAATGA
- a CDS encoding M56 family metallopeptidase yields MTALFQNGLFQNLWSQALAWTLLNFLWEGAVLGFVAWAGLRLLRRRSANTRYLWGCVCLGLMLASAAGTFILLRPLFQTAAPAAAATLDSQLLRAAMQDAPWPLRARLAFAPYLPWALAVWSLGVVLLTLRLAGAWLWLQRLRYRSVEPAGAEFQMQLNTLIRRLHVDRAVGLFKSALVEAPLVIGWLRPAILVPAAALAGLAPDALEAVLAHELAHIRRHDYLVNLLQSAAEILFFYHPAVWWLSAEIRLERENACDDVAVSSCGDALLYARSLARLEELRGSMPSPKLALASNGGSLMNRIHRLLLPPLPPSNTAKAGLIAALAFSLLGATSYKIAQTPAPKPEESKSQKISKVVVRTADGDKKVNMNVNMDGDVRLDLESKELVKLGPGGSIELKVREGGKLKKFTARKDAKGEVREWTVDGKAAPMTPEDEAWLKQHLKELKRQEGQAPEHRARKIIIKRHGDSEVVNIEGLDELEGLAEFDWVGELGDHPDGPEAERMRHEHMKKIVIDSKRMAKDAEGQAKEAERMARHAAQRAKEIRIIVKKNKEMAEHMGQLGEEMRKKVRVFVDTDDIELPELDVDVAPRADGSLPRAPRVKVLRFGGKDGVDSRNLEIEILKKQIEHMKDRLERLQKGEAAPRIAPMHPLRPMPPMPPPPPSDAPPPPPAPPAPLPPTPPEAPAPGGAI; encoded by the coding sequence ATGACTGCGCTTTTCCAGAATGGCCTCTTCCAGAATCTCTGGTCCCAGGCCCTGGCCTGGACCCTGCTCAACTTCCTGTGGGAGGGCGCGGTGCTCGGCTTCGTGGCCTGGGCGGGCCTCCGCCTGCTCCGGCGCCGCAGCGCCAACACCCGCTACCTGTGGGGCTGCGTCTGCCTGGGCCTGATGCTCGCCTCCGCCGCCGGAACCTTCATCCTGCTGCGCCCCCTGTTCCAGACCGCCGCACCGGCCGCGGCCGCAACCCTGGATTCGCAGCTCCTCCGCGCCGCGATGCAGGACGCCCCCTGGCCGCTCCGGGCCCGGCTGGCCTTCGCGCCGTACCTGCCTTGGGCCCTGGCCGTGTGGAGCCTCGGCGTGGTGCTGCTCACGCTGCGCCTGGCGGGCGCCTGGCTCTGGCTCCAGCGCTTGCGCTACCGCAGCGTCGAACCCGCCGGGGCCGAATTCCAGATGCAGCTCAACACGCTCATCCGCCGCCTCCACGTGGATCGCGCGGTGGGACTCTTCAAGTCCGCCCTGGTGGAAGCCCCGCTGGTGATCGGATGGCTGCGGCCCGCCATCCTGGTGCCCGCCGCGGCGCTTGCCGGCCTGGCGCCCGACGCCCTGGAGGCGGTCCTCGCGCACGAATTGGCCCACATCCGCCGCCACGACTACCTGGTGAACCTGCTGCAATCGGCGGCGGAGATCCTGTTCTTCTACCATCCAGCGGTGTGGTGGCTGTCTGCCGAGATCCGCTTGGAACGCGAAAACGCCTGCGACGACGTGGCCGTCTCAAGCTGCGGCGACGCCCTGCTCTATGCCCGCTCCCTCGCCCGGCTGGAGGAACTGCGCGGTTCCATGCCCAGCCCCAAACTCGCTCTCGCATCCAACGGAGGTTCCCTCATGAATCGCATCCACCGCCTTCTCCTGCCGCCCCTGCCGCCGTCGAACACGGCCAAGGCGGGGCTCATCGCGGCCCTGGCCTTCAGCCTGCTGGGGGCCACCAGCTACAAGATCGCCCAGACGCCCGCGCCGAAACCCGAGGAATCCAAATCCCAGAAAATCTCCAAGGTGGTCGTGCGCACCGCGGACGGCGACAAGAAGGTGAACATGAACGTGAACATGGACGGGGATGTGCGCCTCGATCTCGAATCCAAGGAGCTCGTGAAGCTGGGGCCCGGCGGTTCCATCGAATTGAAGGTCCGTGAAGGCGGCAAGCTCAAGAAATTCACGGCGCGCAAGGATGCCAAAGGGGAAGTGCGCGAATGGACCGTGGATGGCAAGGCCGCGCCCATGACACCCGAGGATGAAGCCTGGCTGAAGCAGCACCTGAAGGAATTGAAGCGGCAGGAAGGCCAGGCGCCGGAGCACCGCGCCCGGAAAATCATCATCAAGCGGCACGGGGATTCGGAGGTCGTCAATATCGAGGGTCTTGACGAACTCGAAGGGCTGGCGGAATTCGATTGGGTGGGTGAGCTGGGTGATCATCCGGACGGCCCGGAAGCGGAGCGGATGCGGCACGAGCACATGAAGAAGATCGTCATCGATTCCAAACGCATGGCCAAGGATGCCGAGGGCCAGGCCAAGGAGGCGGAACGGATGGCCAGGCATGCGGCCCAGCGCGCCAAGGAGATCCGCATCATCGTGAAGAAAAACAAGGAAATGGCCGAGCACATGGGGCAGCTCGGCGAAGAGATGAGGAAGAAGGTCCGGGTGTTCGTCGATACCGATGACATCGAGCTTCCAGAACTCGATGTGGATGTGGCGCCGCGGGCTGACGGCAGCTTGCCGCGCGCCCCGCGGGTGAAGGTGCTGCGGTTCGGTGGAAAGGACGGCGTCGATTCCCGGAACCTCGAAATCGAGATCCTGAAAAAGCAGATCGAACACATGAAGGACCGGCTGGAACGGTTGCAGAAGGGTGAAGCGGCCCCCCGGATCGCGCCCATGCATCCATTGCGGCCGATGCCGCCCATGCCGCCGCCCCCGCCGTCTGACGCGCCGCCGCCACCACCCGCGCCACCTGCGCCGCTGCCTCCCACGCCACCGGAAGCGCCTGCGCCTGGCGGTGCCATCTAG
- a CDS encoding cobalamin-dependent protein (Presence of a B(12) (cobalamin)-binding domain implies dependence on cobalamin itself, in one of its several forms, or in some unusual lineages, dependence on a cobalamin-like analog.) yields the protein MSAAIAAAKESRGAVGPDGVYRPVHKIRFVTAASLFDGHDASINIMRRILQASGAEVIHLGHNRSVQDVVDTALQEDAQGIAISSYQGGHVEYFKYMVELLKEAGAGHVQVFGGGGGVIVPSEIAELEAFGVARIYSPEDGRLMGLQGMINDMLQRSDFDPRGRSAALPLARKITEIELSDGSAPASPAPAKSVPVLGITGTGGAGKSSLTDELVRRFLADFPEKEVAILSVDPTKRKTGGALLGDRIRMNAIFHPDFRARVFMRSLATRSAHKATSHALAAAIQEAMAAGFDLVIVETAGIGQSDSEITDLVDVSMYVMTPEYGAATQLEKIDMIDFADVVVLNKADKRGAEDALRDVRKQFQRARKSFDADAETLPVYATIASQFNDPGTNWAYVNIIKAIAAKTGVGWTSSLAATAESVAKRAIIPGERARYLAEIADTVQGYKRWAAKQADCAETAYGLYSTLLTLGDHVPAMAEFYDSVQLVEAVEGLNGDAILLLRQRYQEHLSELNNGCRKLLADWERTRQTFTDDENTYVVRGREICIGNYTESLSGTKVPKIALPDSRSWGDLLQWQLLENIPGRFPFTAGVFEYKRTGEDPTRMFAGEGTPERTNKRFHYVSKGQPAARLSTAFDSVTLYGEDPHIRPDIYGKVGNSGVSICTLDDAKKLYSGFDLLAPATSVSMTINGPAPILLAFFMNAAIDQRAEKWLQEHGQMEAAQTKIDALYQARGLSRPTYADALPAGNTGLGLALLGATADEVLPADVYAALRAEALQTVRGTVQADILKEDQAQNTCIFSAEFALQVMGDIQQCFITEKVRNFYSVSISGYHIAEAGANPISQLAFTLANGFTFVEYYLSRGMLIDDFAPNLSFFFSNGLDAEYSVIGRVARRIWAAAMREKYHANERSQKLKYHIQTSGRSLHAQEIDFNDIRTTLQALYAISDNCNSLHTNAYDEAITTPTEASVRRAMAIQLIINRELGLTNNENPLQGAFIIDQLTDLVEEAVLAEFRRISDRGGVLGAMETMYQRGKIQEESMHYEQLKHSGELPIIGVNTFLNPQAAEMGSTELIRSTDEEKQQQIRNLAAFQERNQAKAPQALARLKQVAVENGNLFEELLETVKTCSLGQISSALYEVGGQYRRNM from the coding sequence ATGTCCGCCGCCATAGCCGCAGCCAAGGAAAGCCGGGGGGCCGTCGGCCCCGACGGCGTCTACCGGCCCGTCCACAAGATCCGGTTCGTCACGGCCGCCAGCCTCTTCGACGGGCACGACGCCAGCATCAACATCATGCGGCGGATCCTGCAGGCCAGCGGAGCCGAAGTCATCCATCTGGGCCACAACCGCAGCGTGCAGGACGTGGTGGACACCGCCTTGCAGGAGGATGCCCAGGGCATCGCCATCAGCAGCTACCAGGGCGGCCACGTGGAATATTTCAAGTACATGGTGGAATTGCTGAAGGAAGCGGGCGCGGGCCATGTGCAGGTCTTCGGCGGCGGCGGCGGCGTCATCGTGCCGTCCGAGATCGCCGAGCTGGAAGCCTTCGGCGTCGCCCGGATCTACAGCCCCGAGGATGGCCGCCTCATGGGCCTGCAGGGGATGATCAACGACATGCTGCAGCGCTCGGATTTCGATCCGCGCGGGCGGAGCGCCGCCCTGCCCCTGGCCCGCAAGATCACCGAAATCGAACTGAGCGACGGCTCCGCGCCCGCCAGCCCGGCCCCGGCCAAGAGCGTTCCCGTCCTGGGCATCACAGGCACCGGCGGCGCAGGCAAGTCCTCCCTCACGGACGAGCTGGTGCGCCGGTTCCTGGCGGACTTTCCCGAAAAGGAAGTCGCCATCCTCAGCGTGGATCCCACCAAGCGCAAGACCGGCGGCGCGCTGCTGGGCGACCGCATCCGCATGAATGCGATCTTCCACCCGGATTTCCGGGCCAGGGTCTTCATGCGCAGCCTGGCCACCCGCAGCGCCCACAAGGCCACCTCCCACGCGCTGGCGGCGGCCATCCAGGAAGCCATGGCCGCGGGCTTCGATCTCGTCATCGTCGAGACCGCCGGCATCGGGCAGAGCGATTCGGAAATCACGGACCTGGTGGATGTCTCCATGTACGTGATGACCCCGGAATACGGCGCGGCCACCCAGCTCGAAAAGATCGACATGATCGACTTCGCCGATGTGGTGGTCCTGAACAAGGCCGACAAGCGCGGCGCCGAGGACGCCCTGCGCGATGTGCGCAAGCAGTTCCAGCGCGCGCGGAAATCATTCGATGCGGATGCCGAAACCCTGCCGGTCTACGCCACCATCGCCAGCCAGTTCAACGATCCGGGCACCAACTGGGCCTACGTCAACATCATCAAGGCCATCGCCGCCAAGACCGGCGTCGGCTGGACCTCCAGCCTGGCGGCCACAGCGGAGTCCGTCGCCAAGCGCGCCATCATTCCCGGCGAAAGAGCGCGCTACCTGGCCGAGATCGCCGACACGGTGCAGGGCTACAAGCGCTGGGCGGCCAAGCAGGCGGATTGCGCGGAGACCGCCTATGGCCTGTACTCGACGTTGCTCACGCTGGGCGACCATGTTCCGGCCATGGCGGAGTTCTATGATTCCGTGCAGCTCGTGGAGGCTGTGGAAGGCCTGAACGGCGACGCCATCCTGCTGCTGCGCCAGCGGTACCAGGAACATTTGAGCGAACTGAACAACGGCTGCCGGAAGCTGCTCGCCGACTGGGAGCGGACCCGCCAGACCTTCACCGATGACGAGAACACCTACGTGGTCCGCGGCCGGGAGATCTGCATCGGGAACTACACCGAGTCCCTGAGCGGCACCAAAGTCCCCAAGATCGCGCTGCCGGACTCAAGAAGCTGGGGCGACCTGCTCCAGTGGCAGTTGCTGGAGAACATCCCCGGCCGCTTTCCCTTCACCGCGGGCGTCTTCGAGTACAAGCGCACCGGGGAAGACCCCACCCGCATGTTCGCGGGCGAGGGCACGCCTGAACGCACCAACAAGCGCTTCCACTACGTGAGCAAGGGCCAGCCTGCGGCGCGGCTCAGCACCGCCTTCGACAGCGTCACGCTCTACGGCGAAGATCCGCATATCCGCCCCGACATCTACGGAAAGGTCGGCAACAGCGGCGTCTCCATCTGCACCCTGGACGACGCGAAAAAACTGTACAGCGGCTTCGACCTGCTCGCTCCCGCCACCAGCGTGAGCATGACCATCAACGGTCCCGCGCCCATCCTGCTGGCTTTCTTCATGAACGCCGCCATCGACCAGCGGGCTGAAAAGTGGCTGCAGGAACACGGCCAGATGGAGGCGGCTCAAACGAAAATCGACGCGCTCTACCAGGCCAGGGGCCTTTCCCGTCCCACCTATGCGGACGCCCTCCCCGCCGGGAACACCGGGCTGGGGCTGGCCTTGCTGGGCGCCACCGCCGATGAGGTCCTGCCCGCGGACGTCTACGCCGCGCTCCGCGCCGAAGCCCTGCAGACCGTGCGCGGCACCGTGCAGGCGGACATCCTGAAAGAAGACCAGGCGCAGAACACCTGCATCTTCAGCGCCGAATTCGCGCTTCAGGTCATGGGCGACATCCAGCAATGCTTCATCACCGAAAAAGTGCGGAATTTCTACAGCGTTTCCATCAGCGGCTACCACATCGCCGAAGCGGGCGCCAATCCCATTTCGCAGCTCGCCTTCACGCTGGCCAACGGCTTCACCTTCGTGGAGTACTACCTGTCCCGCGGCATGCTCATCGATGATTTCGCCCCGAACCTTTCCTTCTTCTTCAGCAACGGCCTGGACGCGGAATACAGCGTCATCGGCCGCGTGGCGCGGCGCATCTGGGCCGCCGCCATGCGCGAGAAATACCACGCCAACGAGCGCAGCCAGAAGCTGAAGTACCACATCCAGACCTCCGGCCGCTCGCTCCACGCCCAGGAGATCGATTTCAACGACATCCGCACCACGCTGCAGGCCCTCTACGCCATCTCCGACAACTGCAATTCGCTGCACACGAACGCCTATGACGAGGCGATCACCACGCCGACCGAAGCGTCGGTGCGGCGCGCCATGGCCATCCAGCTCATCATCAACCGGGAGCTGGGCCTGACGAATAATGAGAATCCCCTGCAAGGCGCCTTCATCATCGACCAGCTCACGGACCTGGTGGAGGAGGCCGTGCTGGCGGAATTCCGCCGCATCAGCGACCGCGGCGGCGTGCTGGGCGCCATGGAAACCATGTACCAGCGCGGCAAGATCCAGGAAGAATCCATGCACTACGAGCAGCTGAAGCACTCAGGCGAACTGCCCATCATCGGCGTGAACACCTTCCTGAATCCCCAAGCCGCTGAAATGGGTTCCACCGAATTGATCCGCTCCACCGACGAGGAAAAGCAGCAGCAGATCCGGAACCTCGCCGCCTTCCAGGAACGCAACCAGGCCAAGGCCCCCCAAGCGCTGGCCCGCCTGAAACAGGTGGCCGTCGAGAATGGCAATCTCTTCGAGGAGCTGTTGGAGACCGTGAAGACGTGCAGCCTGGGCCAGATCAGCAGCGCGCTCTATGAAGTGGGCGGACAATACCGGAGGAACATGTAG
- a CDS encoding trypsin-like peptidase domain-containing protein: protein MRWNLVQRTGRRAGRLLLASAPLLWAAQAPEGKITTREAVAIQKARKGARPRPVAPRPPLLPAEQNAARLFRNAKQSVVYITSIVLAANPKMEDAPAGTGTGFVWDDQGHVVTNQHVVNTDAVKGQGPTDEADALNVTLADGKTYKAQVIGRSLSYDIAVLQVFAPLDRLKPLPLGKSTELLVGQTAYAIGNPYGLDHTLTSGIVSALNREISSSLGNAIRGVIQTDAAINPGNSGGPLLDSAGRLIGMNTSVIGPGNRAGIGFAIPVDTLNRVVPLLIARGQLEPVYLGFTALIPAYARALGVTQGVMVSDVEAGSPAAQAGLRPLRLDREGHVVAAGDILLTYQGTPIQNGVQLFDLLEVEPPKGPVVFDVMRDGKVGKVTLVVEPPKALKH from the coding sequence ATGCGATGGAATCTGGTACAACGGACGGGACGCCGGGCAGGTCGGCTGCTGCTCGCATCCGCGCCTTTGCTCTGGGCGGCCCAGGCTCCCGAAGGCAAGATCACCACGCGGGAAGCGGTGGCCATCCAGAAGGCCAGGAAGGGCGCCAGGCCCCGGCCCGTGGCGCCGCGCCCCCCCCTGCTTCCCGCGGAGCAGAACGCCGCCAGGCTCTTCAGGAACGCGAAGCAGTCCGTGGTCTACATCACGAGCATCGTGCTGGCGGCCAACCCGAAGATGGAGGACGCCCCGGCGGGGACCGGCACCGGCTTCGTGTGGGACGACCAGGGCCACGTGGTCACGAACCAGCACGTGGTCAACACCGACGCGGTCAAGGGCCAGGGCCCCACGGACGAGGCCGACGCCCTGAACGTGACCCTCGCCGACGGCAAGACCTACAAGGCCCAGGTCATCGGCCGCAGCCTCAGCTACGATATCGCCGTGCTGCAGGTCTTCGCGCCGCTGGACCGGCTGAAACCGCTGCCGCTCGGCAAATCCACCGAATTGCTGGTGGGCCAGACCGCCTACGCCATCGGCAATCCCTACGGTCTGGACCATACCCTCACCAGCGGCATCGTCTCGGCCCTGAACCGTGAAATCTCCTCGAGCCTCGGCAACGCCATCCGGGGCGTCATCCAAACCGACGCGGCCATCAACCCCGGCAATTCCGGAGGGCCGCTGCTGGACAGCGCGGGCCGCCTGATCGGCATGAACACTTCGGTCATCGGCCCCGGGAACCGCGCCGGCATCGGCTTTGCCATTCCCGTGGACACCCTCAACCGCGTGGTGCCCCTGCTCATCGCCCGGGGCCAGCTGGAGCCCGTGTACCTGGGATTCACGGCCCTCATTCCGGCCTACGCGCGCGCGCTGGGCGTCACCCAAGGCGTCATGGTCAGCGATGTGGAGGCCGGCAGTCCCGCGGCCCAGGCCGGGCTTCGGCCCCTCCGGCTAGACCGGGAGGGCCATGTGGTGGCCGCCGGAGACATCCTTTTAACCTACCAGGGCACGCCCATCCAGAACGGCGTGCAGCTCTTCGACCTGCTCGAGGTGGAGCCGCCGAAAGGCCCGGTGGTGTTTGACGTCATGCGGGACGGGAAGGTGGGCAAGGTCACGCTGGTTGTGGAACCGCCCAAGGCGCTGAAACACTGA